CTTCGGATGTGTGGCGGACGCTCGGGCATGGCGAGTTATTCGGCTCCAATGCGAACGCTCGAAGATCAGCAGGAAGAGCTGGACCAACTCCAACAGCTGGTCAAACAACAGCCTGCCAAAAGTCCGCTGTTCCAACGGGCGATCGTCAGCGATCAGGACCTGATCATGCCGACCGAACATCAGGCGAATTACTGGCAACAGTTTCCAGCCGTAGACCTGAAAAGGATCGAAGGAGCCCATTACCCTTTTGGGGGGTGGGAATGTTGGGATGTGTTGGTTGATGGTTAGTAATGAATGGGTCGTAGACGGGAGCCTACGACCAGAGGTGATATCCGATTTGCGAAACAAAAAATCTGTGGTAATCTGTGTAATCTGTGGACAATAAAAAACCAGTTGGGATCGTAGAAAGGGTTCTACGACCAGAGGTCCAAGCGGGACGCTTGAACCATTGAACCAATTTTGAATATGATGTGATGACTGAAATGATAGATAAATCTTTGGTTCGTGAGCGGTTCCGACAAAGTCTCGATACTTACGACGAATCAGCGGTAGTACAGGCAAAAATGGCCCAAAAGCTCAGCGAGCTGATTGAAGTCCACCGATCGCCAATCATTGGGCGGGCACTGGAAATCGGTGCAGGATCGGGCATGCTGAGCAGGCTCTTGCCCCATGCTCAGATTGAGCAACTATGGGTGAATGATCTGGTGGATGAAAGTATGTCGGTGATCGAGCAGATCCGCCCGGACTTCTCACCGCTCAGTGGCGACATCGAACAGTTGGAATTGCCCGAAGACCTTGATTTGGTGCTATCTGGATCGACCTTTCAATGGCTGAGCGATCCAAAGGCTTTCTTCCAAAAACTGCACGACCAAATAGTCCCTCAGGGACTCCTTTGTTTCTCCACTTTCGGACCCGACAACTGTCGGGAAGTGCGTGAACTCAGCGGTCAGGGATTGCCTTATATGAACCTGGAAGAACACTTGGATTTGCTGTCTGATTTCGACTGCCTGCATGCTGAGCAGGTTCACTATCCGATGTATTTCGACAACGCCAGAAAAGTCCTCGGCCACCTCAAACGAACAGGCGTTAATGGCTTGCAAAAGCGACCGTGGAGCATCACCAAAGTCATCAAATTCCAACGGCAATACGACCAACAATTCCGTGATGAAAAGGGCGTCCGACTGACCTACCACGGGATGTTTTTTGTCCTTAAAAAACGATCATAATCTCTGGTCGTAGCATCCCGCTGCGACCCCAAAATCATGCAAGCATCCGCTTGCTTCCAAATACCGAAAACATGAACAAACCCATCTTCATTACCGCCATAGATACCGACGCTGGCAAGACGTATGCCACAGGATTACTGGCCAAATACCTGCAGGATCAGGGCTGCAATGTCATCACTCAGAAACTGTCACAAACGGGCTGTAAAGACACCTCAGAGGACATCGAGATGCACCGAAAGCTTATGGGCATTCCCATGCAGGAGG
The window above is part of the Persicobacter psychrovividus genome. Proteins encoded here:
- the bioC gene encoding malonyl-ACP O-methyltransferase BioC, whose protein sequence is MTEMIDKSLVRERFRQSLDTYDESAVVQAKMAQKLSELIEVHRSPIIGRALEIGAGSGMLSRLLPHAQIEQLWVNDLVDESMSVIEQIRPDFSPLSGDIEQLELPEDLDLVLSGSTFQWLSDPKAFFQKLHDQIVPQGLLCFSTFGPDNCREVRELSGQGLPYMNLEEHLDLLSDFDCLHAEQVHYPMYFDNARKVLGHLKRTGVNGLQKRPWSITKVIKFQRQYDQQFRDEKGVRLTYHGMFFVLKKRS